The following nucleotide sequence is from Salvia splendens isolate huo1 chromosome 2, SspV2, whole genome shotgun sequence.
TCAATCTCGATCATTTTGTCCATGATCTGCATCGCATGAGAGTGTCGAACTCTCTTGTCATGAATCTTTCTTATCTTCAAGAATCCTGCACCAAACAAATGTACATATTCTTATGTGAGCTCCACTCCCAATTAGTTCACTTTAGCGttatttgatttgttttatgcatttattttgactataatacctcaaaaattattattgatgTTATTAAAACTAGAATCAATCCTAAATAAGAAGAATGATGCATCTGAAACTAGAACTTACCAACTCCAAGAATTGTTAGGATGACCATCGTAGCAAATTTGAAAATCGAAATGCAAGTAGTGTAATTGGGAGGATAGGAATCATAAACTTTGGCTGAAACAGAAAGTCCAAACATTTTGATATCAATACATCCAATTATTAGCAAGAACGTAGATATGAGATACAACAATTTTCATCCAATTTTCTTGTAAATAAACTTTCAATGGTACAAAGGAACTAATTCATACTTTCATTAGTAGAAGGGGGAATTTTTATCTTGGATCTTGAACAACCACCTGGAGACAAAGGGTAAACAAACACCTTGTTATTtttcacaaaaacacataaccAACAAGTTTTATAGAATAATGCGTAAATCTAGATCGGCTAATTGTTCTCAAATAGCACCTGTACGGGTAGAGTTTTCTCGACTGCGAAATGTTTTTAATAAAAGAATGTATGAAATTTAAGTTATATTTACCTAAGAAACTCTCATGTATTGGAACTCCATGCTCCATATACGGTGGATCTTCTGGATCCGTTTTTTCTTTCTCGGATCTTAAACAGCCAGCTGGAAATACCAAAGGCAAAGTAGTACAGTATGATTTATTTACTCAACAAAGAGTCTACCAATATAAAGTTCGTTGATGATAATCAATTCGCCCGTTGAACAAGTAGTTTACACAATAGAACATGCAAATTGTTTACGTATCTAGATCATCCAACATTATATTATGTTGGGATAGTAAACATTCAAGTcatgaagtttggtcaaattcaaGCTTGACCAATCTTCACGATTTAAATGGCTAGTTTCCCTATTATTTACTCGAGAAAAACTAAACCAATATAAAGTTCATTGATGATCATCACCTTTATAGCTCTTGGAAATTGGATCCCATAATAGACGGAAGATTCTCATACATGTCTGGTAATTTTCTGGGAAATTCTCTTCACTTGAGTCATCAATCTGGGTGTCCTTTGGATTATGTATTTGTTGGTTCTTCAGATTATCAACAAATACAACTTATCCACAAATCGCAAGTGAATTCCATTAGCACTGGCAATTATATATGTAGAGAGAAGCCAAGTATTATGAATAGGGTTTCTTACAATGGTAGATAATTGATTCATAGAATCCAAGCTGTGAGCTGCTTTTGAACAAGTTAGGCTTTCTGGCCAAGACATGAAGAGGAGTTTCTCCATCAACATTAACATAATTGAGCAGATTCTTGTAGTGCTCCAATATAAAGTAAGCTAATCCTGCAACAAGAATAATGCAAATTAAGCACCATCAAAATCTACAAGTATGTAGGATTGTAAGCATGTAGATACATAAACTTCCAACATTTTCTAATGCGGaaccatttttaaaattttaatatatgaaatttggaattttttatttttccccgaTTAGTGGGCGATGCAGGGAAGAAACAACCACATGTGCGTTCTCGCAAGATTTGAATACAACTCAAACTGCAGACTGGTCTCGCTACACATACATATGTGGATATTATACCAATACCAAAGTTTCAGAAAATCTTGAAGGTTCGTgtatttaatcaaattaataaaaaaaatttcagcACGATCACTTCATCTTCAATTTTAGACAAAAAGTATATtcgagagaaaaaaaaacatagtatgTTGTATTTAGATTCAAACAAAAATTCggggaaaaaacaaaaaatattgaaagttTGTGTATCTCAAAATATTCTTACTGAAGTATTCCCCAGAAATCGCAGAATGCAGGACAGTATTTCCATCTTTCCTCCGACAGAGAGACTCATCACCCTTATCCTTGCCATGGTTGTAGATGCCATGGAGAGAGATAAACGTCTGAAGGTTGCCGTGCAGAGCTGAAACGAACAAAGGAGTCTCACCATGACTGTTGCGGATATCGATGAGCTTTGTATCCACTAAAGCTATTTGTCTGCAGATGGCCTCCCATCCAGCTGCAGCTGCAAGATGGAGAGGGGTGTCTCCTTTCACATTATGCATCCTCACCAGCTCGGATACTGATCCGCATTCCTTCATGAAGGTGAACATTTCCTTGGTGCATCTTTCATGGGCGTAGTTGGGGCTTTTCGGATTGTAACAGGAGATGGCTATATGGAAAGCTGTGTCCTCTAATTTGGTGAGCTTAAGAGTGTGAGCATTTCTGTTTTCCTTGTATATCTTCGCCACTTCTTCCCACTTCTGTTGCATGGTGAGTTTAAACAGACCATCACGTAAGCTTTCTTGATCACTCATTTTCACTCTCTGATTCAGTGCTGAATTCTCTCGAGGAGTAACATATATGGTTTTGGGTAGAGTTCCAagagataaattaaaaatgcTGTAAAGTTAGTCCCTTTCTCACTCAGTTTCTCCACAAGCAAGCTATTCCATATCTTTTCCATTACTGTATTATTTTGATCTTTCATTTCACTTTGCTGAGGTCATAAAGTATGGGATTCAtcatataaaaatgataaagaaGAATAGAGATTATGTTAATGAAACCATTTAAAATACAAAAGCAGTACTCTTTAATTACCCCGTTAACAATCAAGGAACAATTGTCTCTAACTCtacaaaaaattttaattatgaacgttttctttaattatattctTCAAATGATTGCCAATTTCGCACATTTCCTCGATTCCTCTCCTGCTCGATAAACTTTATTGGGTAACAATCAGATAATGTAATCACTTATGATTTATATTGTCTCTAATTAGCAATAGGAAATACTATTAGCTATACAAAGCTGAGAAATGGAAATACTATCCATATTTGTAGGAAAAACTCCCCTAATGTTACTGCAAAAAGCAAATAGATTACTAACTTTATGTTTTGTGCGAAATGTATAGCGAAAGGAAATTAGATCCCTAA
It contains:
- the LOC121782722 gene encoding uncharacterized protein LOC121782722 isoform X1, with the translated sequence MSDQESLRDGLFKLTMQQKWEEVAKIYKENRNAHTLKLTKLEDTAFHIAISCYNPKSPNYAHERCTKEMFTFMKECGSVSELVRMHNVKGDTPLHLAAAAGWEAICRQIALVDTKLIDIRNSHGETPLFVSALHGNLQTFISLHGIYNHGKDKGDESLCRRKDGNTVLHSAISGEYFRLAYFILEHYKNLLNYVNVDGETPLHVLARKPNLFKSSSQLGFYESIIYHFVFVDNLKNQQIHNPKDTQIDDSSEENFPENYQTCMRIFRLLWDPISKSYKAGCLRSEKEKTDPEDPPYMEHGVPIHESFLGGCSRSKIKIPPSTNETKVYDSYPPNYTTCISIFKFATMVILTILGVGFLKIRKIHDKRVRHSHAMQIMDKMIEIEPSYKYDNNGQRPSHLPEAFGNIPDIPPNAEEPQTTESNSPTISSSAKDQQQNNGSNDKKDQNQSGDEKSKSVVKDTPLLVAAKMGIPEMVKKILSAVPVAIQDQDSEGKNVLMVAAEHRQTSVFDFLLQKKLPDYVFHHFDNEGNNILHLAAKLGEKQPWRIPGAALQMQWEIKWYKYVKSSAPAQCYNHPNTKGETPAQIFTQTHENLVKTGNDWLVKTSESCSVVAALIATVAFATSATVPGGLDQNQGFPIMRDRRAFDVFSIASLIALCLSITALVFFLAIITSRFEERDFKQDLPRKLLMGMSCLFSGIAAMLLSFCAGHTFILREKLRIVAMPIYAVAMFPVVLFAIGELPLYFDILWAAYVKVPLRSYNIFHR